One genomic region from Bacillota bacterium encodes:
- a CDS encoding NAD(P)H-dependent oxidoreductase subunit E — protein sequence MGGTAVSTVPGFTTGQMERVDEIIKRFEDTPGRLIPVLHETQKVLGYLPPGIQEYIAGRLNIPASDVYGVVTFYSLFSEKPKGKYCIGVCKGTACYVKNSQKILEKLEEILGIGGGDTTDDGKYSIEVLRCLGACGLGPVITINEKVYTRVKPDKLKQILLEHEEWEANKDASS from the coding sequence ATGGGCGGCACAGCGGTCAGCACAGTCCCCGGTTTTACGACAGGACAGATGGAGCGGGTTGATGAAATTATTAAGAGATTTGAAGACACCCCCGGAAGGCTTATTCCGGTACTGCATGAAACACAAAAGGTATTGGGATATCTGCCCCCTGGAATACAGGAATATATAGCTGGCAGACTTAACATTCCGGCCAGCGATGTCTACGGGGTGGTGACATTCTATTCCCTATTCTCAGAGAAACCCAAAGGGAAGTACTGTATAGGAGTATGTAAGGGTACGGCCTGTTACGTGAAGAACTCTCAAAAGATACTTGAAAAGCTGGAGGAGATTCTTGGCATAGGTGGAGGGGACACTACCGACGACGGTAAGTATTCCATTGAGGTTTTGAGATGCCTTGGAGCCTGCGGTCTGGGTCCTGTAATAACCATTAATGAAAAGGTGTACACAAGGGTGAAACCTGACAAGCTAAAGCAAATACTCCTAGAGCATGAAGAATGGGAGGCGAATAAGGATGCAAGCTCTTGA
- a CDS encoding sigma 54-interacting transcriptional regulator, giving the protein MGNTVITTDSDKCKACYACVRNCPVKAVRMVDGKASVIAERCISCGSCLKICNQGAKRVADSVTMVEEIIRSGSKTAALIAPSYPAVVDMPRDTYIGALKAAGFDYVWEVAAGAELMCEAYRNLDLSSKFYISTPCPAVVNLIEMHYPSLVPNLAPIVSPMIAAAKMFRSAYSDPDIKLVFIGPCVAKKSEIIRRDISGIINVALTFEEAEELFSRKKIDIDAVQPTQPDSPCASMGYTIPLPGGLLHCMNLAEDLLSQKYIIAEGSKQCIDVISSVTNGDVNVKFLDLLMCNGCIDGPMAGQSKSITSKRRDIIAFFNGISAEEKKEGKERISRYHVDLAASFYNKNAFLPQPTEKDIQEVLARTGKYTPEDQLNCGACGYPSCREKAIAVFQGIAEVDMCLPYLLSQKTQLTQTLEEELEREKELNRENQAIIDCSYDGIAVADAKGFLIKVNPALEQMLHMSASELIGSSVEELERKGIVYPSATMLALKTGRPVTFMQKHKSGKEVLATGNPVVDENGKVTKVITNMRDLNALRDMENRISQGIGEIYVEDENLEHLLSMRSPEFQAVMEVAKKLSKIDSTLLILGESGTGKDVITRFIHQNGPRRKGPFVKIDCGAIPENLIESELFGYETGSFTGAKRQGKPGLLEIAHTGTVFLDEVGELPLSQQVKLLRVLQDKKIVRVGGTNPIDIDIRVIAATNRDLDEMVNNGEFRADLYYRLSVVPLELPPLRKRREDILPLTNRFLEKFNHEYGTSKIISEDLKKIFLEYQWPGNIRELENLVERLVIVSRGSIIQPDDLPPDFIKRSNNGQNIEVIGMIPLKKALEEVEKQLLLKAKERYNSTYKMAEILEVDQSTIVRKLKKYLT; this is encoded by the coding sequence ATGGGCAACACTGTCATAACAACCGATAGTGATAAGTGTAAAGCCTGTTACGCCTGTGTCCGGAACTGCCCCGTTAAAGCCGTTAGAATGGTTGACGGAAAGGCCAGCGTTATAGCTGAAAGGTGTATCAGCTGCGGGAGCTGCCTGAAGATATGCAACCAGGGTGCAAAGAGGGTAGCGGACAGCGTGACGATGGTAGAGGAAATCATACGTTCCGGTTCAAAGACTGCCGCTCTCATTGCACCTTCCTATCCTGCAGTTGTTGATATGCCAAGAGATACCTATATAGGAGCTCTCAAGGCTGCCGGTTTTGATTATGTATGGGAGGTGGCGGCAGGGGCTGAGCTTATGTGTGAAGCCTACAGGAACCTGGACTTATCTTCAAAGTTTTATATAAGCACTCCATGTCCTGCGGTTGTCAATCTCATCGAGATGCACTACCCATCCCTGGTACCCAACCTTGCTCCCATTGTGTCTCCCATGATAGCGGCAGCAAAGATGTTTAGAAGCGCATACAGCGACCCGGACATTAAACTGGTATTTATCGGGCCCTGTGTCGCGAAAAAGTCCGAAATTATACGGAGAGACATTAGCGGCATTATAAATGTAGCCCTTACGTTTGAAGAAGCGGAAGAACTATTCAGCAGGAAAAAAATAGATATTGATGCGGTTCAGCCAACTCAGCCGGACAGCCCTTGCGCTTCTATGGGATATACAATACCCCTGCCGGGGGGACTGCTCCATTGCATGAACCTGGCGGAGGACCTGCTCAGCCAGAAATATATAATAGCCGAGGGGTCCAAACAATGTATAGATGTCATATCCTCGGTTACCAATGGGGATGTCAATGTGAAATTTCTTGACCTGCTGATGTGCAACGGGTGTATCGATGGCCCGATGGCAGGACAATCCAAGAGCATTACGAGCAAGAGAAGAGATATAATAGCGTTTTTCAACGGCATTTCCGCAGAAGAAAAGAAAGAGGGGAAAGAACGGATATCCAGGTACCATGTTGACCTTGCAGCAAGTTTTTATAACAAAAACGCCTTCCTTCCCCAGCCCACCGAGAAGGATATACAGGAAGTTCTGGCGAGGACGGGCAAATATACTCCGGAAGACCAATTGAACTGCGGCGCCTGCGGCTACCCGTCCTGTCGCGAGAAAGCCATAGCGGTTTTCCAGGGCATAGCCGAAGTGGATATGTGTCTGCCCTATCTCCTGTCTCAGAAAACCCAATTGACGCAGACCCTTGAGGAAGAGTTGGAAAGGGAGAAAGAACTGAACCGGGAGAATCAGGCTATAATAGATTGTTCCTACGATGGAATAGCAGTTGCCGATGCTAAAGGTTTTTTGATAAAGGTTAACCCTGCCCTGGAGCAGATGCTGCATATGAGCGCCTCGGAACTGATTGGATCGAGTGTGGAGGAACTGGAGAGGAAGGGTATTGTCTATCCTTCGGCAACCATGCTTGCCCTTAAAACGGGAAGGCCCGTTACCTTTATGCAGAAGCACAAGTCGGGGAAAGAGGTGCTGGCCACCGGCAACCCGGTGGTGGATGAAAATGGAAAGGTTACCAAGGTAATTACAAATATGAGGGATTTAAATGCCCTTCGTGACATGGAAAACAGGATTAGCCAGGGCATTGGGGAAATATATGTGGAAGACGAGAATTTGGAACACCTGCTCAGCATGCGGAGCCCGGAATTCCAGGCGGTAATGGAAGTTGCAAAGAAGCTTTCCAAAATAGACTCTACCCTACTGATACTTGGCGAGTCCGGTACCGGTAAGGATGTTATTACGAGATTTATTCACCAGAATGGACCCAGGAGGAAGGGACCCTTTGTCAAGATAGACTGCGGAGCCATCCCTGAGAACCTGATAGAATCGGAGCTGTTCGGGTATGAAACAGGCTCCTTTACGGGGGCTAAGAGACAGGGCAAGCCGGGATTGCTGGAAATAGCCCATACCGGCACGGTGTTTCTGGACGAAGTGGGCGAACTGCCCCTGTCCCAGCAGGTGAAACTGCTGAGAGTACTGCAGGATAAGAAAATAGTCCGGGTAGGGGGCACTAACCCTATAGATATCGATATCCGCGTTATTGCTGCCACCAACAGGGACCTTGACGAGATGGTAAATAACGGGGAATTCAGGGCGGACCTGTACTACCGTCTGAGTGTGGTACCCCTGGAGTTACCACCCCTCCGGAAGAGAAGAGAGGACATATTGCCGCTCACCAACAGGTTTTTGGAGAAGTTTAACCATGAGTACGGAACCAGCAAAATTATTTCGGAAGATTTAAAGAAAATATTCCTTGAATACCAGTGGCCCGGGAATATAAGGGAATTGGAGAACCTTGTAGAGAGACTGGTTATTGTGTCCCGCGGAAGTATAATACAGCCCGATGACCTGCCGCCTGATTTTATTAAGAGGTCCAACAACGGCCAGAATATTGAGGTGATCGGGATGATTCCCCTGAAAAAAGCCCTGGAAGAGGTTGAGAAACAGCTTCTGCTGAAGGCCAAGGAGAGGTACAACAGTACTTACAAGATGGCGGAAATACTGGAAGTTGATCAGTCCACCATTGTCAGGAAGCTTAAAAAGTATCTGACTTAA
- the fdhD gene encoding formate dehydrogenase accessory sulfurtransferase FdhD, translating into MVAYFEETDIVRFNGQEVECIKDIVVEEYPLTLFLGGKEIVTLLCSPEDLEYLVIGFLLSEGFIKNVEDIANLRMDSKEGIADVELRRESIFAEKLYGSRTITSGCGRAPVFYNVKDSMDTRVLDKDSLKIEPETVIQLMKEFDSMAVVFKQTGGVHSCALGMEGIIEIYHEDIGRHNAVDKVLGHGTKNGVDFENSIVVTSGRISSEMLIKVAKRGIPVIVSRSAPTALSVKLAKKLNITLIGFVRGKRFNVYSGFHRIK; encoded by the coding sequence ATGGTGGCATATTTTGAGGAAACCGATATAGTAAGGTTTAACGGTCAAGAAGTTGAATGCATAAAGGATATTGTAGTTGAGGAATATCCATTAACGCTTTTTTTAGGCGGCAAGGAAATCGTTACTCTGCTGTGCTCACCGGAAGACCTGGAGTACCTGGTTATCGGTTTTCTTCTTTCGGAGGGATTTATCAAGAACGTTGAGGATATTGCAAATTTAAGGATGGATAGTAAGGAAGGCATTGCAGATGTAGAACTCCGGAGGGAAAGTATTTTTGCAGAAAAGTTGTATGGCAGCCGCACTATTACCAGCGGCTGCGGCAGAGCGCCGGTCTTCTACAATGTGAAGGATTCTATGGATACCAGGGTGCTGGATAAGGATTCACTAAAGATTGAACCCGAGACTGTGATTCAGCTAATGAAAGAATTTGACAGTATGGCCGTAGTCTTCAAACAAACGGGGGGTGTGCACAGCTGCGCACTGGGTATGGAAGGAATAATAGAAATCTACCACGAAGACATTGGACGGCATAATGCAGTGGACAAGGTTTTAGGACATGGAACAAAAAACGGGGTGGATTTTGAGAATAGTATTGTCGTTACCAGCGGAAGAATTTCATCCGAGATGTTGATAAAGGTTGCAAAAAGAGGGATACCGGTAATTGTATCAAGGTCAGCGCCTACAGCTTTGTCCGTAAAACTTGCAAAAAAACTCAATATAACGCTTATCGGTTTTGTCAGGGGAAAGAGGTTCAATGTATATTCAGGGTTTCATAGAATCAAATGA
- a CDS encoding molybdenum cofactor guanylyltransferase yields MELLGTAIVLAGGKSSRMGFDKAFLDIRGRSMVEIIVDQLRTVFADIIVVTNNPGSFVGLDARISTDILKNAGPLGGIHAGLKLSCSKYAFLAACDMPILSLEYAKYMMEVASIHLPDAVISSKGSWIEPFHALYSKNLADDIEEKVKEGVYKIYDVLKHKNIVKINESKVREYSPDLNIFTNLNDLNDLQEFYKLIETGGDNGGIF; encoded by the coding sequence ATGGAATTATTGGGTACAGCAATCGTGCTTGCAGGGGGGAAAAGCAGCAGGATGGGTTTTGACAAGGCTTTTCTCGATATACGCGGCAGGTCCATGGTTGAAATTATTGTAGATCAACTGAGAACCGTTTTTGCAGACATAATTGTGGTGACCAATAACCCAGGAAGCTTTGTGGGACTGGATGCCAGGATATCAACGGATATATTAAAAAATGCAGGGCCTTTGGGGGGAATCCATGCTGGTTTAAAGCTATCCTGCAGCAAGTATGCTTTTCTGGCGGCCTGTGATATGCCAATTCTTTCATTGGAATATGCAAAATACATGATGGAAGTTGCTTCAATACATTTGCCCGATGCGGTTATATCCTCCAAGGGAAGTTGGATAGAACCGTTCCATGCCCTATACAGCAAGAATCTGGCAGATGATATTGAAGAAAAGGTGAAAGAAGGAGTTTACAAGATATACGATGTCCTTAAACATAAGAACATAGTGAAGATAAATGAAAGCAAGGTGCGTGAGTACAGCCCGGACCTTAATATATTTACAAACCTCAACGACCTTAACGATCTTCAGGAGTTCTACAAGTTGATTGAAACGGGAGGGGACAATGGTGGCATATTTTGA